Genomic DNA from Haloarcula marina:
CATCGTCACCGCGGGCGGTGCCGACGACGGTCCCGCCGTCGTCTGTATCGCCCATCCGGAGATTCCCTACGACGGCTATCGCGGCGAGGAGAGCCTGGACGAACCGACCCGCGAGCAACTCAACGACGTGCTCTGGGACTACGCCGAGCGAGTGACGCGCTACCTCCAGACCGAACTCGACGCGTTCTTCGATCAGATGGAGCGGGGCTGAGGCGGTTCTGGAACCGCTGTCGCCGGGCGAGGAACTGTCAGCGACGCGGTCCACTCGCCGACCATGACGGACCTCCCCGACCCGAAGTTCGTCGGCTTGGAGGGCGAGTACTATCACGCGCGCTTTCGCGACCCTGACGAGTTCAGCGAGATTCGGACGCCCGATTGGGCCACGAACGTCGCCACGGACGGCGCCCCGGGGAGCAAAATCCGCACCGGGCGACGGAGCGGGAGCGACGAGTGGGTCCTCCGATCGGTCCTGATTCCGAACGCCGCCGGGAGACCGAACGCACGGTCGCAGGCCCGGACCATCCTCGGAAAATCGAGACGTGACTCACCGCGAGACGGCGGGATGGGGTGACGCCTCGACCACCGCCGGACCGTCCTCACCGCCGACGATTCCGATATCCGCACCGAACCGCCGTAACACGTCGAGATTGGTCCGCACGTGCGACGTGACCCGTGGGACGCGGAGGCGGCCGCCCGCCAGCGCGAGGAACACGAGCAACTGGTCGCCCATGTGCTCGTCGACCGGCGCGCCGTTCTCGTGGGCCGTCAGAAATCGGTCGACCGCCCCGTCGGCGACGGCCTCCGACGTGCGGCCGCGTTCGCCGAGCGCGTCGACGCCGAGACGCGTTCCCTCGTAGACGCCACAGAGCAGGAGCGACGACCCCGCCGAGTGCGTCTCGGCGTACTCGACGGCGCGGACCTCGGCCGAGAAACCGGCGGCGGCGAGGCGGTCGCTCGCCTGCGTCGCCTGTCGGGCGGCCACCGAGCGGTCTTCGAGGACCGCCGCGGCCTTCGAGTAGATGTCGACCCGGTCCAGTGCGCCGCGGTCGGTGAGTTCGACCGGTGCGAGCGACGAGTCGCCGGTACTGAGCGTCGCCCGCCCGCCGCCAGCGGGGTAATAACCCGTTCGGCCGAGCGAAATCCGGGCGTCGACGCCGAAACGAGCGAGCAGTGGCAGTTTCACGTGGCGGTAGTACGCGACGGTCGGTGCCCACTTCACGTCGGTCCCGCCGGTCGCGGTGAGCGCGTACGGGCCGTCGTCGAGGACCGCAATCGGTAACAGCGTATCGAACAGGAGCGTCACGCTGCCCGCCGTCGCCACGGCCGCCGTCAGTGTTCGCGTGCGCGACGCGCCAGGTCGGAACGTCAGCGTCGGCGACCCGAGTTCGGCACCGCGAACCGTGGCCTCACAGCACTCGGCGGCGAGCGTCACGGCCGCGAGGTGCTGTGGCCGGAGGCCCGGCGTCGGCCGCGCGCCGCGAACGTGGTCGATGCGAAACGGCGTGTCCGTGACGACGGCCAGACTCAGCGCGGTTCGGAGGAGTTGCCCGCCGCCTTCGGTTCCGTCGATGCGGAGCGTCACGAGTCGCGTGCCGGTTGGGCCGGGACGCACCTATAGCTAGCCCGTCTGGCGGAAAGCGGCGGTACCCGCGACGGACGACGCCGATACGACGGGGTTACCGCGACGGTATCGGCCCTATTACGATAACACGCGTACGTCCGTTAGGTTTCGATAGGATGCCGTTACCGTCGCGACCACCCACCGCGCTCAGTCGTACTCCATCCGCTGTAGGTCGTACCGGTAGGTCCGTCCGTCCGTCTTGACCACCAGACGGTAGCCCTCCGCCGTCTGTTCGAGCCTATCGAAGTGGTGGCCGAGGTTCCCCGGATTGAGTGACGGCGACTGCTCGTCGAGGCCGAAAAACAGCGTCGCCGTCGGGTGGCGCACCTCGTCGACCTGTCGCACTTCGACAGCGAGGAGCGTCCCCCGGTCCCGAATATCGACGTTCCCCGTGAGTTCCCACGTGTGGTCGCGGTACCGCACCTGCTTCTTGCCGAGTTCGGCTAACTGTGTCTCGACCATACACCTGACTTATCGTTGACACCATATCCGCTTTTCGGCGGCGACTCCTCGGACCGGCGGAAGCGTATTTGTGTCACCGCTTCGAACGGTAGTGTGATGAGCCAGTACGAGACGATTCTCGTCCCCACCGACGGTAGCGAACACGCAGAGAAGGCGGCAGAAGTCGCGTTCCGCCTAGCCGAGGAGAACGACGCCGTCGTCCACACCCTCTTCGTCGTCGACACGCACCTCTACGGCGAACCCGCGTTGGGGAGCGTCGCGATGTTCATCGACGAACTCGACACGGAAGGGTCCGACCTCCTCTCGGAACTGGTCGGCCGCGCCAACGAACGCGGTATCGTCGTCGAACGAGCGGTCAGACACGGCGAACCCGCCGAACTCATCGTCGACTACGCCGACGAAATCGAGGCAGACCTCCTCGTGATGGGTCATCAGGGCCACTCGCACCGCCGACAGCGAGGCAGTATCGTCGAGCGAGTCTTGGACGACACCGACCGCCACGTCCTCGTCATCTGAGAGTTTTCAGAGAGTCGCTGTTCGTTCCGGACGCACCCGTGTGCGACGGTCCAGAGAGCGGTGTGACCGTCTCCGGTATTTCGGTTCGAATCCGACAGTCAGTGCCATAAATACGCTGTTTTCAGTGACATATACCCGCAAGTACAGACAATACTGGCGAATATACCCGCATAAACTGCTTCCTTCGCCACAAGGCCGGACTGCGGTGAGTGCGTCCAGAGCACGACGGCTTCCAGCGAGGCGGACGCGCCGACCGACCGTACTCAGTACTCGACTAGCGCGTCGCGCTCCCAGAACTCGCTTCCCTTCTCCAGTTTCGGAACCCACGTGTTCTTTTCGCGGGCGAGCATCGCCACGCGGGACTCCTCGACTTCCTTGAGCGTGCCGTGGTCGGGGAGGTACGCGCCCATCTCCTCGGTGAACGCCCGGACTTCCTCGTGGCTGGGCATCGAGTCGCGGTCAAGCCGACCCCGCGAGTGGCCGACGTGCATGTACGCCTTCATCTCGACGAAGTCGGCGTCCGCCCGGTCGCACATCGCCGCGTACCACTCCGGATGATGCATGTTGTGGTCCTTGACGAGCGTCGTTCGAATGACCGTCCGCGTCTCGTCTTTCTCGGCGAGGACGTCGAGAGTGTCTATCAGCGAGTCCCACGCGTCGTCCTCGACGGCTTTCACCGTCTCGTCGAAGGTCCCTCTGTCGGGCGCGTCGACGGAGACGTACAGTTGCGTCGGGTCGCACTCGGCGAGCATCTCCGGATTGGTCCCGTTCGAGACGAGGAACGTGGTGATGTCCCGGTCGTGGAACTCCTCGATGAGTTCCGGGAGGTAGGGGTACAGCGTCGGTTCGCCGTCCAGCGAGATGGCGACGTGACGCGGTTCCATCGCCTGTTCGAACACCTCGCGGGGCACCTCCTCGTTGCCGCCGAATCCCGAGAGGAGGCGTTTCTGGAGTTCCACGGAGGCGTCGGCGACGGCCGCCGGGTCGTCCCACTCCACGTCGCCGAGTTCGTAGGCGTGGCCCGCGTGGTCGCGCCAGCAGAAGACGCAGCGCTCGTTGCACTTGACGACCGGCGTCATCTGGATACAGCGGTGGGACTCGATGCCGTAGAAGATGTACTTATAGCACTTCCCCTCCCCGCGGAGAGCGTTTTTCGTCCAGCCACAGGTCTGGGCCGCGGTGTGGTTCTCGCTGTGGTAGGCCGGGTCCGAGACCTGTTTCGGACCGTCGTCGGACTCGCTCATTGGGACTTCATCGCAGTCCAGTCTCAAACAACCTTTCGTCTGAGCGGGGATAGCGAACGGCGACAGAGAGACCGGGGAGAACGGGCCGTTTCGGCGGGCTACGAGACGGGGTCGACATTCGGACGAGAGGCTATCTTCAAGACCGCATTTTTGTATGTAGATAGCCCAAATATGTGAACGTATTCGCCAATACGGACATTCGTACGGACGCTCTGTCGCTCCGGTCCCGTGTGGGGAAACGCATTTGTTCGACGGTGCCTTCAGCGGGAGCATGGCGGAACGACCGACCCGTATGGAGGAGCCACTGGAGGGCCAGACAGCCGTCGTCACCGGCGCGAGTTCCGGTATCGGGGCCGCGACGGCGCGCGTCCTCGCCGAAGACGGCGCGGACCTGACTATCGCGGCTCGCCGCGAGGCGCGACTGGAATCGCTGGCCGAGGAGATACGCGAGGCGACGGACAGCGACGTCGCCGTCGTCCCGACGGACGTGACCGACTCCGAGGCCGTCGCGGCGCTCGTCGAGGCCACCGTCGACCGGTTCGGCGGCCTCGACATCGCGGTGTGTAACGCTGGCCTCGCCGTCGACGAACCCGTCAGCGAACTCACCGACGACGAGTATCGCCTGATGACCGGGGTCAACGTCGACGGGATGTTCTACACCGCCCGCGAATCAATCCCGCACCTGGTCGAGTCCGAGGGCCATCTCGTCTTCCTCGGGAGCATGTCCGGGAACCACCCGCGACCGGCCAATCCGGTCTACGCCGCGACGAAGTGGTGGACGCGCGGGTTCGCCATCAGCCTGCAGGCCAGCATCGGCGAGGACGGCGTCGCCGTCTCCTGTATCAATCCGACGGAAGTCCGCACGGAGTTCGGGTCCGAGAGCGGGACCCCCTCCGAGGAGACGTTCGAGCCCGGCGAGGTGACCGAACCCATCGAAGTGGCCGACGCCATCGCCTACGCCGTCCGCCAGCAGCCGCCGAACTCGGTGACCTCGCTGGACCTGTACCGGCGGGATAAGCTCTCGCACTTCTGAAAACCGGCGGCCTCGTCCCGATTCACTAGAGCGTCACCGGACCGCCCGCGTCCGCGCTCTCGTAGAGTGCGTCGATAATCGACATGATGGCGACGCTCTCGGTGCGGTCGATTCGCGGCGTCTCGCCGGCCTCGACGCAGTCGGCGAAGTGCTCGACCTCTAGCCGGTAGTGGTCGGTCGGGTCGAACCGCTCGGTCATCGTCTCGTCGCCGTCGCTGTAGGTCAGTTGCGTCCCGTTGTCGACGCCGATGTCGAAGGTCGGTTCCGCCCGTAGCCACCCGTCTGTCGTCTCGACGCGGTAGTACTGCGTGAGGGGCGTCTCGAACCCGGACTGGACGCGGGCCGTCGCACCGCCCTCGTACTCCAGAATCCCCGTCATCTCGGTGTCGACCCCGCAGTCGCGCCCGTCGTTGGTCACGCCGTAGACGCGTTCGGGGTCCCCGAGGAAGAGTCGGGCCGCGCTGATAGCGTAACAACCCACGTCCATGACGCTCCCGCCGTCTAAGGCCGGGTCCAGTCGGATGTCCTCGGCCCCGTCGGGCATCCGGAACGTGAACGTCGACGTGACGTTGCGGACCTCGCCGAGTTCGGTGTCGACTATCTCGACCGCTCGCTCTGTCAACGGGTGGAACCGGTACATGAACGCCTCCATGAGGACGACGTCGCGGTCCTCGCAGTAGTCGAACACGGCGGCCGTCTCCT
This window encodes:
- a CDS encoding SDR family oxidoreductase, translated to MEEPLEGQTAVVTGASSGIGAATARVLAEDGADLTIAARREARLESLAEEIREATDSDVAVVPTDVTDSEAVAALVEATVDRFGGLDIAVCNAGLAVDEPVSELTDDEYRLMTGVNVDGMFYTARESIPHLVESEGHLVFLGSMSGNHPRPANPVYAATKWWTRGFAISLQASIGEDGVAVSCINPTEVRTEFGSESGTPSEETFEPGEVTEPIEVADAIAYAVRQQPPNSVTSLDLYRRDKLSHF
- a CDS encoding Gfo/Idh/MocA family protein, which encodes MRFGVISTADIGIDSVIPGIVASDHEFGAIASRDASRAQAVADRFDAPTAYGSYDALLADDSLDAVYIPLPNGLHAEWIRRAADAGLHVLCEKPLTGSAEETAAVFDYCEDRDVVLMEAFMYRFHPLTERAVEIVDTELGEVRNVTSTFTFRMPDGAEDIRLDPALDGGSVMDVGCYAISAARLFLGDPERVYGVTNDGRDCGVDTEMTGILEYEGGATARVQSGFETPLTQYYRVETTDGWLRAEPTFDIGVDNGTQLTYSDGDETMTERFDPTDHYRLEVEHFADCVEAGETPRIDRTESVAIMSIIDALYESADAGGPVTL
- a CDS encoding universal stress protein; its protein translation is MSQYETILVPTDGSEHAEKAAEVAFRLAEENDAVVHTLFVVDTHLYGEPALGSVAMFIDELDTEGSDLLSELVGRANERGIVVERAVRHGEPAELIVDYADEIEADLLVMGHQGHSHRRQRGSIVERVLDDTDRHVLVI
- the rtcA gene encoding RNA 3'-terminal phosphate cyclase — its product is MRPGPTGTRLVTLRIDGTEGGGQLLRTALSLAVVTDTPFRIDHVRGARPTPGLRPQHLAAVTLAAECCEATVRGAELGSPTLTFRPGASRTRTLTAAVATAGSVTLLFDTLLPIAVLDDGPYALTATGGTDVKWAPTVAYYRHVKLPLLARFGVDARISLGRTGYYPAGGGRATLSTGDSSLAPVELTDRGALDRVDIYSKAAAVLEDRSVAARQATQASDRLAAAGFSAEVRAVEYAETHSAGSSLLLCGVYEGTRLGVDALGERGRTSEAVADGAVDRFLTAHENGAPVDEHMGDQLLVFLALAGGRLRVPRVTSHVRTNLDVLRRFGADIGIVGGEDGPAVVEASPHPAVSR
- a CDS encoding DUF7539 family protein encodes the protein MAASDRTQLRRVREQLDGWTYAARDSAYADLFEGASAVLTDEELALLDRIDADMVRRTGDGLWNADEYGIVTAGGADDGPAVVCIAHPEIPYDGYRGEESLDEPTREQLNDVLWDYAERVTRYLQTELDAFFDQMERG
- the twy1 gene encoding 4-demethylwyosine synthase TYW1, with product MSESDDGPKQVSDPAYHSENHTAAQTCGWTKNALRGEGKCYKYIFYGIESHRCIQMTPVVKCNERCVFCWRDHAGHAYELGDVEWDDPAAVADASVELQKRLLSGFGGNEEVPREVFEQAMEPRHVAISLDGEPTLYPYLPELIEEFHDRDITTFLVSNGTNPEMLAECDPTQLYVSVDAPDRGTFDETVKAVEDDAWDSLIDTLDVLAEKDETRTVIRTTLVKDHNMHHPEWYAAMCDRADADFVEMKAYMHVGHSRGRLDRDSMPSHEEVRAFTEEMGAYLPDHGTLKEVEESRVAMLAREKNTWVPKLEKGSEFWERDALVEY